One window of the Populus trichocarpa isolate Nisqually-1 chromosome 9, P.trichocarpa_v4.1, whole genome shotgun sequence genome contains the following:
- the LOC7478613 gene encoding UDP-D-apiose/UDP-D-xylose synthase 2, whose translation MAASTVRINLDGKPINQLTILMIGAGGFIGSHLCEKILQETPHKILALDVYSDKIKHLLEPDSLEWAGRIQFHRINIKHDSRLEGLIKMSDLTINLAAICTPADYNTRPLDTIYSNFIDALPVVKYCSENGKRLIHFSTCEVYGKTIGSFLPKDSPLRQDPAYYVLKEDASPCIFGSIEKQRWSYACAKQLIERLIYAEGAENGLEFTIVRPFNWIGPRMDFIPGIDGPSEGVPRVLACFSNALLRREQLKLVDGGESQRTFVYIKDAIEAVLLMIENPDRANGHIFNVGNPNNEVTVRQLAEMMTAVYANVSGEPALEEPTVDVSSKEFYGEGYDDSDKRIPDMTIINKQLGWNPKTSVWDLLDSTLTYQHKTYAEAVKKVISKPTTS comes from the exons ATGGCAGCATCAACGGTGAGGATTAATCTTGATGGAAAACCGATAAATCAGCTAACAATATTGATGATCGGTGCCGGTGGTTTCATCGGGTCCCACCTCTGTGAGAAGATCTTGCAGGAAACTCCACACAAGATCCTAGCTCTTGATGTTTACAGTGACAAGATCAAGCACCTTCTCGAACCGGATAGTCTCGAATGGGCTGGCCGGATCCAGTTTCACCGTATCAATATTAAGCACGATTCTCGCCTCGAAGGCCTAATTAAGATGTCAGATCTG ACGATAAATCTGGCGGCGATCTGTACTCCAGCGGATTATAATACGCGTCCTTTGGATACGATTTATAGCAACTTTATTGACGCGCTGCCCGTG GTGAAGTACTGTTCAGAGAATGGGAAGCGTTTGATTCACTTCTCGACTTGTGAAGTGTATGGAAAAACTATTGGTAGTTTTCTTCCTAAAGATAGTCCTCTTCGTCAG GACCCTGCATACTATGTCCTCAAAGAAGATGCCTCTCCCTGCATTTTCGGTTCTATCGAGAAGCAGAGGTGGTCCTATGCATGTGCAAAGCAGTTGATTGAGAGGTTGATTTATG CTGAGGGTGCAGAGAATGGGCTTGAGTTCACCATTGTGAGGCCCTTCAACTGGATTGGACCCAGAATGGATTTCATACCCGGCATTGATGGCCCAAGTGAGGGTGTTCCCAGGGTTCTGGCATGCTTCAGCAAT GCTCTTCTTCGTCGTGAGCAACTCAAGCTTGTTGATGGTGGTGAATCCCAGAGAACTTTTGTTTACATCAAGGATGCCATAGAGGCGGTCCTCTTGATGATT GAAAATCCTGACAGGGCCAACGGTCATATTTTTAATGTTGGCAACCCTAACAATGAAGTCACTGTTAGGCAGCTTGCTGAAATGATGACAGCG GTCTACGCAAACGTAAGTGGCGAACCTGCACTGGAGGAACCCACAGTTGATGTCAGCTCCAAAGAGTTCTACGGTGAAGGATATGACGATAGTGACAAGAGAATTCCAGACATGACCATAATCAATAAACAACTTG GTTGGAACCCCAAGACATCTGTGTGGGACTTGCTTGATTCAACCCTCACTTATCAACACAAGACGTATGCCGAGGCAGTCAAGAAGGTTATCTCAAAACCCACAACCAGCTGA